From a region of the Streptomyces sp. NBC_01454 genome:
- a CDS encoding ATP-binding SpoIIE family protein phosphatase yields the protein MEPRTPRQGPGRLSAGPGDESAEGARGDAERGPEAQTDRLRYLESATRRIAWGSDRDETLGELCRAAIPAFADTLLVHLRDPLPTGEAQPAEPIILRLHSIAQGPKASVTEAPAGDAEFAPLTVTGRLVGILLAGRPVFGDAPGLGPTVTALLAPVTSPPATPAPGRRLILAPLYGRRHVLGTVALLRGAGRPAFTDDDLLVASQLATHTALGIDKAIVYDREVSMADALQLTMLPSSLPTTTGVRLASRYLPAAATSQVGGDWYDAIPLPGNRVALVVGDVMGHSMTSAAIMGQLRTTVQTLAGLDLPPEEVLHHLDEQAQRLGSAHMATVLYAVYDPIAQRLLMADAGHPPPLLLHPDGFGKVLQIPPGAPIGVGGVPFESVEMPAPTGATLLLYTDGLVESREQDVWAGVELLRARLQAAADMLGSPPLDVLCDAVLNVLDPGSLDDDVALLAARFDGFPPLNVAYWFLSPQPQTAGRARQLTRRALRRWGLDSLLDATELMVSEVVTNAVRYASRPIALRLLRTDVLRCEVGDDSPQVPRMRRAQSGDEGGRGLFLVNQLAQRWGATRLSTGKVVWFEQQMPEERGQPEPSAP from the coding sequence ATGGAGCCCCGCACTCCCCGCCAAGGACCCGGCAGGCTCTCCGCCGGGCCCGGGGACGAGTCTGCGGAGGGTGCCCGGGGGGATGCGGAACGTGGCCCCGAGGCGCAGACCGACCGCCTGCGGTACCTCGAATCCGCGACGCGGCGGATCGCCTGGGGCAGCGACCGGGACGAGACGCTGGGGGAACTGTGCCGGGCCGCGATCCCCGCGTTCGCCGACACGCTCCTCGTCCATCTGCGGGATCCGCTGCCGACCGGGGAAGCGCAGCCGGCCGAGCCGATCATCCTGCGGCTGCACAGCATCGCCCAGGGGCCGAAGGCCTCAGTCACCGAGGCGCCCGCGGGGGACGCCGAGTTCGCACCACTGACGGTGACCGGGCGGCTCGTCGGGATACTGCTGGCCGGGCGGCCCGTGTTCGGCGACGCCCCCGGGCTCGGGCCCACCGTGACCGCGCTACTGGCGCCGGTGACGAGCCCGCCGGCGACTCCGGCACCGGGCCGGCGGCTGATCCTCGCCCCGCTGTACGGCCGCCGGCACGTCCTGGGCACCGTCGCCCTGCTGCGCGGGGCCGGCCGGCCCGCCTTCACGGACGACGATCTGCTCGTCGCCTCCCAGCTGGCCACCCACACCGCGCTGGGCATCGACAAGGCGATCGTGTACGACCGCGAGGTCTCCATGGCCGACGCGCTGCAGCTGACAATGCTTCCCTCGTCGCTCCCCACGACCACCGGCGTCCGGCTGGCCAGCCGGTATCTGCCGGCTGCCGCCACCTCCCAGGTGGGCGGCGACTGGTACGACGCGATCCCGCTGCCCGGCAACCGCGTCGCGCTGGTCGTCGGCGACGTCATGGGGCACTCCATGACCTCCGCCGCGATCATGGGGCAGCTGCGCACCACCGTGCAGACCCTCGCCGGGCTCGACCTGCCGCCGGAGGAGGTGCTGCACCATCTCGACGAGCAGGCCCAGCGGCTGGGCAGCGCGCACATGGCGACCGTGCTCTACGCGGTCTACGACCCGATCGCGCAGCGGCTGCTGATGGCCGACGCGGGACATCCGCCGCCGCTGCTGCTGCACCCGGACGGATTCGGGAAGGTGCTCCAGATCCCGCCCGGTGCGCCGATCGGGGTGGGCGGCGTGCCCTTCGAATCCGTGGAGATGCCCGCACCCACCGGAGCGACGCTGCTGCTGTACACCGACGGCCTCGTCGAGTCCCGGGAACAGGATGTCTGGGCGGGGGTGGAACTGCTGCGCGCCCGGCTGCAGGCCGCCGCCGACATGCTCGGCTCCCCGCCGCTGGACGTGCTCTGCGACGCGGTACTGAACGTCCTGGACCCGGGGAGCCTGGACGACGATGTGGCGCTGCTCGCCGCCCGGTTCGACGGGTTCCCGCCGCTCAACGTCGCGTACTGGTTCCTCAGCCCCCAGCCGCAGACGGCGGGCCGGGCCCGGCAGCTGACCCGCCGGGCGCTGCGGCGCTGGGGTCTGGACTCGCTGCTGGACGCGACCGAGCTCATGGTCAGCGAGGTGGTGACGAACGCGGTGCGCTACGCGTCGCGGCCGATCGCCCTGCGGCTGCTGCGCACCGATGTGCTGCGGTGCGAAGTGGGCGACGACTCCCCGCAGGTGCCCCGGATGCGGCGCGCTCAGTCGGGCGACGAGGGCGGCCGCGGCCTGTTCCTGGTCAACCAGCTGGCGCAGCGCTGGGGAGCGACGCGGCTGAGCACCGGCAAGGTCGTCTGGTTCGAGCAGCAGATGCCCGAGGAGCGCGGACAGCCCGAGCCCAGCGCACCGTAA
- a CDS encoding RiPP maturation radical SAM C-methyltransferase codes for MRVLLVNMPWSPIDLPSLALGILRRSVDERTSGHAEVLHANLEFTDWITRRCTFTGEDYQFYALSSYFMGCGDWVFSSALYDDPEWRAEEFATSMRGKLRAERLRMSHELHRVVPEFVQEIAERIVAAGPDVVGFTSTFQQNTAALAAAKYVKRLAPHIKTVMGGANCDAEQGAAAHRNFAFLDFVVRGEGEAAFPQLLTALDEGTELSAVPGLCHRQPDGTSTANPMSTSPLPPATILPPDYSGYFERLASSVARNWVEPKLVVEGARGCWWGEKHHCTFCGLNGSFMQFRSKSPDTFYDEIMDLARRHRVLDMYLVDNILDMGYLTTVLPRIIDSGYDLRMHIEIKANMRRAQLRTLAEAGMIYVQPGIESLNSRVLDLMDKGVSGCQNVRMLRDGAETGLSVSWNYLHGFPGETAADYEPVIAQIPALEHLNPPVDLSARIAIERFSPYFNRPELGFTGLRPEEHYRFTYDLPESELLDLAYVFEAPERGITEPTVTALNEALGAWKKHHADARLTHADLGDRIVLVSRRRAFDWGVRELTDPLETAAFRLLDQPHAPAALTRKLAARLPDHTVDEPAVHALLQRWVTLGLVFTDGGQYVHLAPAAVNEDLLRLDFMRHTHAAAAPQEQPDDTARTVAHV; via the coding sequence ATGCGCGTCCTGCTGGTCAACATGCCCTGGTCCCCGATCGATCTGCCCTCGCTCGCCCTCGGAATCCTGCGGCGCAGCGTCGACGAGCGCACCTCCGGGCACGCCGAGGTCCTGCACGCCAACCTGGAGTTCACCGACTGGATCACCCGGCGCTGCACCTTCACCGGGGAGGACTACCAGTTCTATGCGCTCTCCTCGTACTTCATGGGCTGCGGCGACTGGGTGTTCTCCTCCGCCCTCTACGACGATCCCGAGTGGCGCGCGGAGGAGTTCGCCACCTCCATGCGTGGCAAACTGCGCGCGGAACGACTGCGGATGTCCCATGAACTGCACCGCGTGGTACCGGAGTTCGTCCAGGAGATCGCCGAGCGGATCGTCGCGGCCGGCCCCGATGTCGTCGGCTTCACCTCCACCTTCCAGCAGAACACCGCCGCGCTGGCCGCCGCCAAGTACGTCAAACGCCTCGCCCCGCACATCAAGACCGTCATGGGCGGCGCCAACTGCGACGCCGAGCAGGGCGCCGCCGCGCACCGCAACTTCGCCTTCCTGGACTTCGTGGTCCGCGGCGAGGGCGAGGCCGCCTTCCCGCAGCTGCTGACCGCCCTCGACGAGGGCACCGAGCTGTCCGCCGTCCCCGGGCTCTGCCACCGGCAGCCCGACGGCACCAGCACGGCCAACCCGATGAGCACCAGCCCGCTGCCGCCCGCCACCATCCTCCCGCCCGACTACAGCGGCTACTTCGAGCGGCTGGCGTCGTCCGTGGCGCGCAACTGGGTGGAGCCCAAGCTCGTCGTCGAGGGGGCCCGCGGCTGCTGGTGGGGCGAGAAGCACCACTGCACCTTCTGCGGCCTCAACGGCTCCTTCATGCAGTTCCGCAGCAAGAGCCCCGACACCTTCTATGACGAGATCATGGACCTGGCCCGCCGCCACCGGGTGCTGGACATGTACCTCGTCGACAACATCCTCGACATGGGCTACCTCACCACCGTCCTGCCCCGCATCATCGACAGCGGCTACGACCTGCGGATGCACATCGAGATCAAGGCCAATATGCGCCGGGCCCAGCTGCGCACCCTCGCCGAGGCCGGAATGATCTACGTCCAGCCCGGCATCGAGAGCCTGAACAGCCGGGTGCTCGACCTGATGGACAAGGGCGTGAGCGGCTGTCAGAACGTCCGGATGCTGCGCGACGGAGCCGAGACCGGACTCTCCGTCTCCTGGAACTACCTCCACGGCTTCCCCGGCGAGACCGCCGCCGACTACGAACCCGTCATCGCCCAGATACCGGCCCTGGAACACCTCAACCCGCCGGTCGACCTGTCCGCCCGCATCGCCATCGAACGCTTCAGCCCCTACTTCAACCGGCCCGAACTCGGCTTCACCGGACTGCGCCCCGAGGAGCACTACCGCTTCACCTACGACCTGCCGGAGTCCGAACTGCTTGATCTGGCCTACGTCTTCGAGGCACCCGAACGCGGCATCACCGAGCCCACGGTCACCGCGCTCAACGAGGCCCTCGGCGCCTGGAAGAAACACCATGCGGACGCCCGGCTCACCCACGCCGACCTCGGCGACCGCATCGTGCTGGTCAGCCGCCGGCGCGCCTTCGACTGGGGCGTGAGGGAACTCACCGACCCCCTGGAGACCGCGGCCTTCCGCCTCCTGGACCAGCCGCACGCCCCCGCCGCCCTGACCCGCAAACTCGCCGCGCGGCTGCCGGACCACACCGTCGACGAGCCCGCCGTCCATGCCCTCCTCCAGCGCTGGGTGACGCTCGGGCTGGTCTTCACCGACGGCGGTCAGTACGTCCATCTCGCCCCCGCGGCCGTCAACGAGGACCTGCTGCGCCTCGACTTCATGCGCCACACCCATGCCGCCGCCGCCCCGCAGGAGCAGCCGGACGACACCGCCCGCACCGTCGCCCACGTCTGA
- a CDS encoding class I SAM-dependent DNA methyltransferase gives MSEGFLETGYEDDETGTEGARPDREGQAEAFDAIGDRYDEAFPFKEGQLAAGAWLIGALPGGSRVLDLGCGTGLPTARQLVDAGCEVVGVDLSRGMIDLARKYVPDATFHRRDIADLTPGGPDGLGRFDAVAAFFTLLMLPRAEIPPALHAIHDLLVPGGLFALSMVEADVDYFTIPFLGNTIRVSGYLREDLRKVIEEADFEVVEETSYTYAPATSDVPPEEQLFLHCRRRD, from the coding sequence GTGAGCGAAGGATTCCTGGAGACCGGTTACGAGGACGACGAGACCGGCACCGAGGGCGCACGGCCCGACCGCGAGGGGCAGGCCGAGGCGTTCGATGCGATCGGTGACCGCTATGACGAGGCGTTCCCGTTCAAGGAGGGGCAGCTGGCGGCCGGCGCGTGGCTGATCGGCGCGCTGCCCGGCGGCTCCCGCGTACTGGACCTGGGCTGCGGAACGGGCCTGCCGACCGCCCGGCAGCTGGTGGACGCGGGGTGCGAGGTGGTCGGCGTCGATCTCTCCCGCGGGATGATCGACCTCGCCCGGAAGTATGTGCCCGATGCAACGTTCCACCGTCGGGACATCGCCGACCTGACGCCCGGCGGCCCCGACGGCCTGGGCCGCTTCGACGCGGTCGCGGCCTTCTTCACCCTGCTGATGCTGCCGCGGGCCGAGATCCCGCCCGCGCTGCACGCGATCCACGACCTGCTGGTGCCCGGCGGTCTGTTCGCCCTCTCGATGGTGGAGGCCGACGTGGACTACTTCACGATCCCGTTCCTCGGCAACACCATCCGGGTGTCCGGCTATCTGCGGGAGGACCTGCGCAAGGTCATCGAGGAGGCGGACTTCGAGGTCGTCGAGGAGACCTCGTACACCTACGCCCCCGCGACCTCGGACGTACCGCCCGAGGAACAGCTCTTTCTCCACTGCAGGCGGCGCGACTGA
- a CDS encoding DUF5825 family protein has translation MHTTATPTGPALSAWRDYDEAACTLPGMSLGALDPGGPPEEQAGRLWELGVRRVRFAEEIDLAAVDEPGAAARAVQQLCLIRDLTARAVLVQWQLRLPADPDDGWRDLSHLQPPRTLTGPADPAAALARWRDEHYLCKCLWRQGPGFVQIRDRRWGDLRRFTADEPAYREAIGRLAYGAPLSAVPESITADFLAERLIARTGPLVWWLPYRVNRWIQEAMAI, from the coding sequence ATGCACACCACCGCCACCCCCACCGGGCCCGCACTCAGCGCCTGGCGCGACTACGACGAGGCCGCCTGCACCCTGCCGGGCATGAGCCTCGGCGCCCTCGATCCGGGCGGCCCGCCGGAGGAGCAGGCCGGCCGGCTGTGGGAACTCGGGGTACGCCGGGTGCGGTTCGCCGAGGAGATCGACCTGGCCGCGGTCGACGAGCCCGGCGCCGCCGCCCGTGCGGTCCAACAGCTGTGCCTGATACGGGATCTGACGGCCCGTGCGGTCCTGGTGCAGTGGCAGCTGCGGCTGCCGGCCGACCCCGACGACGGCTGGCGCGACCTCAGCCACCTCCAGCCGCCCCGGACCCTCACCGGTCCCGCCGACCCGGCCGCCGCCCTCGCCCGGTGGCGCGACGAGCACTACCTCTGCAAATGCCTCTGGCGCCAGGGCCCGGGCTTCGTCCAGATCCGTGACCGGCGGTGGGGCGACCTGCGCCGCTTCACCGCGGACGAGCCCGCGTACCGGGAGGCGATCGGCCGGCTGGCCTATGGCGCCCCGCTGTCCGCGGTGCCCGAGTCCATCACCGCCGACTTCCTGGCGGAACGGCTGATCGCCCGCACCGGACCGCTGGTGTGGTGGCTGCCGTACCGGGTGAACCGGTGGATCCAGGAGGCGATGGCCATCTGA